TTCGTTCTAAACCGGCGACTCTCCGCATTCAAAGATAATGTTCAAATTCCCGCTGTTTTGCATGGCCTATTTTCAAACATTCGAATTCCCTCCCCCAAATCGACAAATTATCGCAATCATATTGCACATACAAACCCTTGATTCATCCGATTGCCGCCACTGCAATGGAACCCTTTTTAACGGTCCTCCAAGAACACGCAGTGATACGCTATATTGTGTGTGTTTTGGTCGTATATACATCTGTGTTGTTGCTTACAGATCGATATACTTGTTTGAAGAGATTCATATGGCTTTACCTGAGTTTCATGGAGCGGCAGCCATGGATTCTGGATATAAAGATGTCCCATATTGCCGCAAACAGAAATCTCTGGGTCTCTTGTGCACCAAGTAATTTCTCTGTGTTTCGTTTTCAATCAAGGACCCATTCTTCCCATTTCTTTCaatttgtgtgtgtgttgcTGAAATTTCAAGTTCTTAATTTTGTGCACGAGCTGTAGTTTGGAAAATTTGTGGgttgattttgtttttttatttgttcagtTTCCTGAGCTTGTATAATAGAGATGGTCTCGAAACAATTGGGCTCGACGATGCAGCTTCACGGCTTGGTATGGATCGGCAATGCACTCCTTGAAATTTAATCGAGTCTGATTTTAATGAGcttcttaataaaaacattgcTCGGTAATCTGGATCTGGGATTTCCTTTAATTTTGTTTGCAGGGGTGGAAAGGCGACGAATTTATGACATCGTGAACGTTCTGGAAAGCATTGGCGTAAGAAGTTTAAAATCTGACCTCTTCataatttaatgaatatttgggagtttacATGGGATTTTATTCTAGACCTGAAAATTAGGATTCTGCATTTCTTTTCTCAGATCCTTGCACGGAAGGCCAAGAATCGCTATACATGGAAAGGGTTTGGGGCAATCCCCAAGGCTTTGGAAGACCTAAAAGTAAAAATAACACTTTTCTTCTCTGATTTTGTTGTTTTCCACGAGGCTTGGCTGAACTTGTAgattttatatattcaagatcTTTTGATATTCCACTCCCCCCTGCCCCCGCGGCAGAGAGAGGGCTTAAAGGAGAATGGCTCTGCTGTTGAAACAAGCTGCTCTGAGAAAGTATGCTCCTATCTAAAGATTTATTTGCCTGTTTCTTGATTGAAAGTTTTAATTCGGATGATTCACGCTATATTGTCGTGGACAGATCCAACTGAAATGAAAGTTTTTATCCAACTGAAATGAAAGTTTttctttctatatatatataaaattagcaCCATGATGTTTTCTTACCAATGAATTATTGGGTGTCATCAGATTGCAGGATTCTTTATCATCTTATTTGACATTATTATTTTCCTTAGACTTCAGATGATGAAGAAGACGAGATGTGCTCAGATTTTAACAACTCAAGTCAAACTGATAAATCAGACTCTAATTCTGTTCCTAAATGCTCTTTGTCAAACAGATCTGGTAATCAATCTTGGCCATTTTCTCCTCATTGTTCGATGTGGATTGTGGCTGATTCCTAATCTTGGACATGGCAAGTGCTGAAtcattgatttatttatttccaTATTTAGGTGAAAATAGAAAAGAGAAGTCTCTTGGGCTTCTGACTCAGAATTTTGTTAAGCTTTTTCTTTGCACTGATGTAAGataatgtttaaattatttgcaATTGTGGTTTATTCTATTTGTAATCTATGCAGTTTTATAATGTTACAATTATTGTTTAGATGGATATGATTTCTCTTGATGATGCTGCAAAGCTACTGCTTGGGGATGGAAGCCGCGATTCAATGAATACAAGAAGTTGCGTACCTTCACTTTTGATATGTTATTTCTGAAATAAAATATGTACGACTCCTTTGGTT
This window of the Primulina tabacum isolate GXHZ01 chromosome 12, ASM2559414v2, whole genome shotgun sequence genome carries:
- the LOC142520455 gene encoding E2F transcription factor-like E2FE — encoded protein: MFKFPLFCMAYFQTFEFPPPNRQIIAIILHIQTLDSSDCRHCNGTLFNGPPRTRSDTLYCVCFGRIYICVVAYRSIYLFEEIHMALPEFHGAAAMDSGYKDVPYCRKQKSLGLLCTNFLSLYNRDGLETIGLDDAASRLGVERRRIYDIVNVLESIGILARKAKNRYTWKGFGAIPKALEDLKREGLKENGSAVETSCSEKTSDDEEDEMCSDFNNSSQTDKSDSNSVPKCSLSNRSGENRKEKSLGLLTQNFVKLFLCTDMDMISLDDAAKLLLGDGSRDSMNTRTKVRRLYDISNVLSSMNFIEKTHHPETRKPAFRWLGLNGKPDKGNVESLVLSESRKRVFGTDLTNATVKRFNVDGDAPSFLKPHIPIQIKQETLDNEVERAKTGGKSYQFGPFAPANVHEVGASQDEKEKQVIDRESLASTYRPQYHSQALKDLFSHYAEAWKSWYSEVDGKNHIQIIS